In Aphelocoma coerulescens isolate FSJ_1873_10779 chromosome 3, UR_Acoe_1.0, whole genome shotgun sequence, a single window of DNA contains:
- the SLC66A3 gene encoding solute carrier family 66 member 3, whose protein sequence is MAPGLLDLVNLTTWAVCAVIKLPQLVAVLQAGSAWGLSVGSLLLELAGFLVFLRYQIYYGYPLETYLEYPIIIAQDVILLFCIMHFSGKAKRALFYAAVFWVGWYMLTLQKWIIDLAMNLCTFVSAASKLVQLQHLWQTKDSGQVSALTWGMSAYTCATRIITTVMTTNDLAVLIRFIIMLILNIWVTATILHYSKTKKTD, encoded by the exons ATGGCGCCGGGGCTGCTGGACCTGGTGAACTTGACAACGTGGGCCGTCTGTGCCGTGATCAAGCTGCCGCAGCTGGTGGCGGTGTTGCAGGCGGGCTCGGCGTGGGGACTCAGCGTGGGCAgcctcctcctggagctggccgG CTTCCTAGTGTTTCTGAGGTACCAGATCTATTATGGTTACCCCCTGGAGACGTACCTGGAGTATCCCATCATCATTGCACAAG ATGTCATTCTCCTTTTCTGTATTATGCATTTCAGTGGAAAAGCAAAACGAGCTTTGTTCTATGCAGCCGT ATTTTGGGTGGGCTGGTACATGCTAACACTGCAGAAGTGGATAATAGACCTGGCCATG AATCTGTGCACGTTTGTCAGTGCAGCCAGTAAGCTTGTTCAGCTGCAGCATCTCTGGCAGACCAAAGACTCTGGACAAGTGAGCGCCCTGACCTGGGGCATGTCTGCATACACCTGTGCAA CAAGGATTATTACAACTGTAATGACTACGAATGACCTCGCAG ttCTCATCCGTTTCATAATCATGCTCATTCTCAATATTTGGGTCACAGCCACAATCCTGCACTACAGCAAGACTAAAAAGACTGATTAG